Proteins from a single region of Oncorhynchus tshawytscha isolate Ot180627B linkage group LG03, Otsh_v2.0, whole genome shotgun sequence:
- the LOC112246121 gene encoding gap junction alpha-9 protein-like, whose product MGDWNFLGGILEEVHIHSTMVGKIWLTILFIFRMLVLGVAAEDVWNDEQADFICNTEQPGCRNVCYDLAFPISLIRFWVLQVIFVSSPSLVYMGHALYRLRALEKERQKKKVLLRRELELVDVEMVAARKTIEREVRQLEQGKLNKAPLSGSLLRTYVAHIITRSAVEVGFITGQYILYGFQLSPLFKCEREPCPNAVDCFVSRPTEKSVFMVFMQCIAVVSLFLNILEIMHLGYKKVKKGILDYYPHLQDELDDFYSSKTKKDSVVHQTGMASSGCKPTMASAPSGYNLLLERAQDGHTYPSLINPSAFLPVQGELAGKQSVEELKNAAHSLTEHNSNSNNTSSDSRSPPCDSLTPPKQEEPEESADSPMRPRNASHASSCPTLLVGAGRKTWRVNAPSNCSTVVEGKSSDTDSYGGAKASGGYQARTASEPKMLPSTPDSLEESSSGSQHSPRPPSSNRRPSSTSNASSRRAPTDLQV is encoded by the coding sequence ATGGGGGATTGGAATTTTCTAGGGGGGATATTGGAGGAGGTGCATATCCACTCCACTATGGTGGGAAAGATCTGGCTCACCATCCTATTCATCTTCCGCATGCTGGTGCTGGGTGTGGCGGCCGAGGACGTGTGGAACGATGAGCAGGCTGACTTCATCTGCAACACGGAGCAGCCCGGGTGCCGGAACGTCTGCTACGACCTGGCTTTCCCCATCTCCCTCATCCGCTTCTGGGTCCTTCAGGTCATCTTTGTCTCATCGCCCTCTCTGGTGTACATGGGCCATGCTCTCTACCGCCTCCGAGCCCTGGAGAAGGAGCGGCAGAAAAAGAAGGTCCTGCTGCGTCGCGAGCTGGAGCTGGTAGACGTGGAGATGGTGGCAGCTCGGAAAACGATTGAGCGAGAGGTGAGGCAACTGGAGCAAGGCAAGCTCAACAAGGCTCCGCTTTCGGGGTCCCTGCTGCGCACCTACGTGGCCCACATCATTACCCGCTCCGCCGTGGAGGTAGGCTTTATAACGGGCCAGTACATCCTCTATGGCTTCCAGCTCTCCCCTCTCTTCAAGTGCGAGCGTGAGCCTTGCCCCAACGCGGTGGACTGCTTCGTCTCCCGGCCCACAGAGAAGAGTGTCTTCATGGTCTTTATGCAATGCATCGCAGTAGTCTCCCTCTTCCTAAACATCTTGGAGATCATGCACCTGGGCTACAAGAAGGTCAAGAAGGGCATACTGGATTACTATCCACACCTGCAAGACGAGCTTGACGACTTCTACTCAAGCAAAACCAAGAAAGACTCCGTAGTGCATCAGACAGGCATGGCTTCCTCCGGCTGCAAGCCCACCATGGCCTCCGCGCCCAGTGGCTACAACCTCCTACTGGAGCGGGCCCAGGACGGTCACACCTACCCCTCCCTTATCAACCCCTCTGCCTTCCTCCCTGTTCAGGGTGAACTGGCTGGTAAACAGAGTGTGGAAGAACTAAAAAATGCTGCACATAGCCTGACAGAGCACAACTCCAACTCCAATAACACCAGCAGTGACAGCCGCTCACCGCCCTGCGACTCACTGACCCCGCCAAAGCAGGAGGAGCCAGAGGAGTCTGCAGACTCTCCCATGCGCCCAAGGAACGCATCTCACGCTTCCTCCTGCCCGACATTGCTAGTAGGTGCCGGAAGGAAAACATGGAGGGTCAATGCTCCCTCAAATTGTTCCACAGTGGTGGAAGGCAAAAGCTCAGACACAGATTCTTATGGGGGTGCTAAGGCCAGTGGTGGGTACCAAGCCCGGACTGCATCGGAACCCAAAATGCTTCCCTCCACCCCAGACTCACTAGAGGAATCAAGTTCAGGGTCACAGCATAGTCCGAGACCACCCTCTTCCAATCGCCGACCATCATCCACAAGCAATGCAAGCAGTAGGCGAGCCCCCACAGATTTACAAGTTTGA
- the LOC112246123 gene encoding c-Myc-binding protein-like, whose product MAHYRASESKREQFRRYLEKAGVLDSLTSVLVALYEETEKPNNALDFLKQHLGVAGQESADTEALQQELRDMRQRCELLAEENKDLKNRLQRYEPAQEDGAAE is encoded by the exons GCTTCAGAGTCCAAACGAGAGCAGTTTCGGAGATACCTGGAGAAGGCTGGTGTCCTTGACAGCCTCACCAGTG TGCTGGTGGCATTGTATGAAGAGACGGAGAAACCCAACAATGCACTTGA TTTCCTCAAGCAGCACTTGGGTGTGGCTGGCCAGGAGTCTGCAGACACTGAGGCACTCCAGCAGGAGCTAAGAGACATGAGGCAGAGGTGTGAGCTGCTGGCTGAGGAGAACAAAGACCTCAAGAACAGG CTTCAACGCTATGAGCCTGCGCAAGAGGATGGAGCTGCCGAATAA